A region from the Arachis ipaensis cultivar K30076 chromosome B01, Araip1.1, whole genome shotgun sequence genome encodes:
- the LOC110265876 gene encoding uncharacterized protein LOC110265876: MAAGYASGGECCLMIALVSVVEMEEKLDIMFHHGGDFKKNAEGIMIYSLDNKACLGDLDTDTLDVFYIRNYHRELGYNDIKQCWWHVPGKCLEKGLRNVNSDKEIREMVNCARTNEGLIDIYFEHTVSVPEVLEGDNKVVYLDDHGGEGCNAVPKKNRTSPRQSQPSHSKTANPSKTTKPVKKNNSPKVTKPTKPTKPTKLTKPTQLTKPTKISQPTKSSQNTKSDRSKKQKLSKRPSISRRPCTRSAARGFTSKVFNNEVPFDVSSDSSDSEEDSMFKPGPDEGSSSESEATGNDPKTGSRIRRNMIHATVGKRNISPLGKGKEKILHEDDGLVEEVSDAEVDLGFVGCVHEGVEDGLDPGVDSDGTNSWHSEEMKTPPNSEDELEEGNESEEASPLFREGARFGELHLEVGMKFGTKWEFREAVREYTIQEGRSIKIVKNDNIRCRAVCKVKECPWVAYASRDHEDTCWQIKTFNDDHTCPREDKNRAANRNWVCSKLVKKVRKYPNFRHCEATTYFKTRFDLTLNKNSISRALMDARSVVYGDEKEQYRMVRDYGMTLLKTNPGSSVQICTTPQPDGEVTFDRMYICLSGCKNGFKAGCRPLIGLDGAFLKTRFGGQILSAVGLDANHHIYVIAWAIVRVENTET; the protein is encoded by the exons TGTTGTTTGATGATAGCATTGGTCAGTGTTGTTGAG ATGGAGGAGAAGTTGGACATCATGTTTCATCATGGGGGTGACTTCAAAAAAAATGCAGAAGGAATTATGATATATTCTCTGGACAATAAGGCCTGTTTAGGTGATTTAGACACTGATACTCTGGATGTGTTCTACATACGGAACTACCATAGGGAGCTTGGGTACAATGACATTAAACAGTGCTGGTGGCATGTTCCTGGAAAATGTTTGGAGAAGGGGTTGAGAAATGTAAACAGTGACAAAGAGATAAGAGAGATGGTGAATTGTGCTAGGACAAATGAGGGATTGATTGATATATATTTCGAGCATACAGTGTCAGTACCGGAGGTGTTAGAGGGAGATAACAAAGTTGTGTACTTGGATGATCATGGTGGAGAGGGATGTAATGCAG TCCCAAAAAAAAACAGAACATCTCCACGGCAATCACAACCATCACACTCCAAAACTGCCAATCCTTCCAAGACAACCAAACCTGTGAAGAAGAACAACTCCCCAAAAGTCACCAAGCCCACTAAACCCACCAAGCCCACCAAGCTCACGAAGCCCACCCAGCTCACCAAGCCCACCAAAATCAGCCAGCCCACGAAATCCAGTCAGAACACCAAATCAGATAGGAGCAAGAAGCAGAAACTGTCCAAGAGACCAAGTATTTCCAGGAGACCCTGCACACGGTCTGCTGCTAGAGGATTTACTAGCAAAGTGTTTAACAATGAAGTTCCCTTTGATGTGTCTTCTGATTCCTCTGATAGTGAAGAAGATAGCATGTTCAAGCCAGGTCCGGATGAGGGTAGTTCCTCTGAATCTGAGGCTACAGGGAATGATCCTAAAACTGGGAGTAGGATTAGGAGAAACATGATACATGCTACGGTGGGTAAGAGAAATATTAGTCCACTAGGTAAAGGGAAGGAGAAGATATTACATGAAGACGATGGTTTGGTGGAGGAGGTGAGCGACGCTGAGGTTGACCTTGGGTTTGTGGGTTGTGTTCATGAAGGGGTAGAGGATGGCCTAGACCCAGGTGTTGACTCAGATGGCACCAATTCTTGGCACTCGGAGGAGATGAAGACGCCTCCAAACTCAGAAGATGAGCTGGAGGAAGGAAATGAATCTGAAGAGGCAAGTCCGCTGTTTAGGGAGGGTGCAAGGTTTGGAGAGCTGCACCTTGAGGTAGGCATGAAGTTCGGAACTAAATGGGAATTTAGAGAAGCTGTGAGAGAATATACAATCCAAGAGGGAAGGAGCATAAAGATAGTGAAAAATGATAACATTAGGTGCAGGGCGGTGTGTAAGGTGAAAGAGTGCCCATGGGTGGCTTATGCATCAAGAGACCATGAAGACACATGTTGGCAAATTAAGACATTCAATGATGACCACACTTGCCCAAGAGAGGACAAGAATAGGGCTGCCAACAGGAATTGGGTATGCAGCAAGCTTGTGAAGAAGGTGAGAAAGTATCCAAATTTTAGACACTGCGAGGCTACAACTTACTTCAAGACACGGTTTGACTTGACTCTGAATAAAAACTCAATATCCAGGGCATTAATGGATGCAAGAAGTGTAGTGTATGGGGATGAGAAAGAACAATATAGGATGGTTAGGGATTATGGTATGACGCTGTTGAAGACTAATCCCGGTTCTAGTGTACAAATATGCACCACCCCCCAACCAGATGGTGAAGTTACCTTTGATAGAATGTATATATGCTTAAGTGGCTGCAAAAACGGGTTCAAGGCTGGTTGCCGTCCTTTGATAGGTTTGGATGGTGCTTTCCTGAAGACCCGGTTTGGTGGACAGATTTTGTCAGCCGTGGGATTAGATGCTAATCATCATATCTATGTCATAGCCTGGGCTATTGTCAGAGTGGAGAATACAGAGACATGA